From Hydrogenispora ethanolica, one genomic window encodes:
- a CDS encoding DHA2 family efflux MFS transporter permease subunit, with protein sequence MEEQQGALYKWMALLVCVIGTFMSILDSSIVNIAIPKLMAVFGVSLDDVKWILTAYTLALGAIIPLTGYLGDILGTKKVFIFALIMFTVGSFFCGFAWSNSSMIVFRVIQALGGGMIMPVAMSIIYEIIPPAERGMALGFWGIASMAAPAIGPTLGGYIIEKLDWRLIFYVNVPIGIICVALAVILLKPSVVKPAKGFDWIGFISSTVGLVSILYVLGEGSNIDWSDIKNPLLLTLGGFCLMLFVVNELTHLDPLLDLRVFTIFDFSISQVISCITTFSLMGATYILPVFLQNMRGYTAMETGLIMLPSAVATGILMPVSGFIFDKVGAKPVAVPGLFLLAWASYELSFINLNTSKEFISFLLVIRGIGLGLSMMPINTSGMNAVPQRLVGRASALSNTIRQVMGSLSVTIMTMTLNARVNTNYARLSEQVTAFNSQAATMFNQLQGLFTTNRFSTAEAQGAATSVIYGLVYKQAYVDAMDYAIAITVVAVAIAIIVVFFMRGKQKDTSQNGDHPDEGEGLTHAAVLE encoded by the coding sequence ATGGAAGAGCAGCAAGGTGCCTTATATAAATGGATGGCGCTGCTGGTATGCGTCATTGGAACCTTTATGTCGATTCTGGACAGCAGTATTGTCAATATCGCCATCCCGAAATTGATGGCGGTTTTTGGCGTCTCTTTGGATGACGTAAAATGGATCCTGACCGCCTACACTCTCGCTTTGGGAGCCATTATCCCGCTCACCGGGTATCTCGGTGATATCCTGGGGACCAAAAAGGTCTTTATTTTCGCGCTGATCATGTTTACCGTGGGATCCTTTTTTTGCGGATTTGCCTGGAGCAATAGCTCGATGATTGTTTTCCGGGTGATCCAGGCTCTGGGCGGCGGAATGATCATGCCGGTGGCCATGTCGATTATTTATGAGATCATTCCGCCCGCGGAACGCGGCATGGCCTTGGGATTTTGGGGCATTGCCTCCATGGCGGCTCCGGCTATCGGGCCGACGCTGGGCGGTTATATCATTGAGAAATTGGACTGGCGTTTGATTTTCTATGTCAATGTGCCGATCGGTATCATTTGCGTCGCCTTGGCCGTCATTCTCTTAAAACCGTCCGTTGTCAAGCCCGCCAAGGGATTTGACTGGATTGGCTTTATCTCCTCCACGGTGGGGCTGGTAAGCATCCTCTATGTCCTGGGTGAAGGGTCCAATATTGATTGGAGCGACATTAAGAATCCTCTTTTATTGACATTGGGCGGATTTTGTCTTATGCTGTTTGTCGTCAATGAATTGACCCACCTTGATCCGTTGTTGGATTTACGGGTGTTTACGATCTTTGATTTCAGTATCAGCCAGGTGATTAGTTGTATTACGACGTTTTCGCTGATGGGAGCGACCTATATTCTCCCGGTTTTTCTGCAAAACATGCGCGGTTATACCGCCATGGAAACCGGGCTCATCATGTTGCCGTCGGCCGTCGCGACGGGAATCTTGATGCCCGTCAGCGGTTTTATTTTTGATAAAGTCGGTGCCAAACCGGTGGCGGTTCCGGGCCTGTTTCTTTTGGCGTGGGCTTCGTATGAACTTTCATTTATCAATCTCAATACCAGCAAAGAATTCATCAGCTTCTTGCTGGTCATCCGGGGAATCGGCCTCGGGCTTTCGATGATGCCGATCAATACCTCGGGAATGAATGCCGTTCCTCAAAGGCTGGTAGGAAGGGCCTCGGCATTATCCAATACGATCCGTCAGGTGATGGGCTCGCTCAGTGTTACGATTATGACCATGACCCTGAATGCCCGGGTCAACACGAATTATGCCCGGCTGTCGGAACAGGTGACGGCCTTTAATTCCCAAGCCGCAACGATGTTCAACCAGCTTCAAGGGTTGTTTACGACAAACCGGTTTTCAACGGCGGAAGCCCAGGGCGCCGCTACCTCTGTAATCTATGGATTGGTATATAAGCAGGCTTATGTGGATGCGATGGACTATGCCATTGCCATTACGGTCGTTGCCGTGGCGATAGCCATCATCGTGGTATTCTTCATGCGGGGCAAGCAGAAAGATACTTCTCAAAACGGGGATCATCCGGATGAAGGGGAGGGATTGACCCATGCAGCAGTGCTCGAATGA
- a CDS encoding response regulator transcription factor: MTTIGLKILVVDDDPMIANSLKRVLTYEGFQTEVSNDGAAALETVDRFRPGLVILDVTMPGLSGIEVCKRLKAKTAIPVLFLSARDDIGDRVAGLDSGGDDYLIKPFAYEELLARVRALLRRNGNQPEPPVLSLGELALDTATHTASRNGRSIALSTTEYQLLYYLMTNPRRLVTKGMILEAVWGYDFGGESNIVEVYIRYLRNKLEQDGATRLIHTVRGSGYILKE, from the coding sequence GTGACAACGATCGGACTCAAGATTCTGGTGGTCGACGACGATCCGATGATCGCCAATTCCCTCAAGCGGGTATTGACTTACGAAGGATTCCAAACCGAGGTTTCCAACGACGGGGCCGCGGCGCTGGAGACCGTGGACCGTTTCCGGCCCGGCCTGGTCATCCTGGATGTGACCATGCCGGGGCTTTCCGGCATCGAAGTATGCAAGAGACTCAAGGCCAAGACCGCGATCCCGGTCCTTTTCCTGTCGGCGCGCGATGATATCGGCGACCGGGTGGCGGGGCTTGACAGCGGCGGCGACGATTATTTGATCAAGCCCTTCGCCTATGAGGAGCTGTTGGCCCGGGTCCGGGCCCTGCTGCGCCGCAACGGCAACCAACCGGAGCCGCCGGTATTGTCCTTGGGGGAGCTGGCTCTGGATACCGCCACCCACACCGCGTCCAGGAACGGCCGCTCCATCGCCCTGTCGACCACTGAATACCAGCTGTTATATTATCTGATGACTAATCCACGCCGGTTAGTGACCAAAGGGATGATTCTCGAGGCCGTCTGGGGCTATGATTTCGGCGGCGAATCCAACATCGTCGAAGTCTATATCCGGTACCTCCGGAACAAACTGGAGCAGGACGGCGCAACCCGCTTGATCCATACCGTCCGGGGCTCGGGCTATATTTTAAAGGAGTAG
- a CDS encoding HlyD family secretion protein: MKRMIPLVVFTALLLGGCGQANQSAARLQNRPAKPSREVYIMAGKVDATTQAAVTAKITARVARINVDVGSRVKQGDPLIILDTSDIRAQLRQAEAAVSTAQANLSKILAGSRENQISQAQANLEGATISYRNSKKSYDRIKELYQQEAVPLLQFESAQTQLAAAEAQYKSAQQQLDMLKQGETKETVNISESQLKQAQAALGVTKTQLSNGTILAPISGTVTAKNINVGELASPGVALVSIVNNDHLCVDAYLPASLIGKVKQGQRVIVKVSEIPGKKFDGEIAVVNSVVNSLSKNVLVKVVLSTADPGLKPGMFAEIALKK, translated from the coding sequence ATGAAACGAATGATTCCGCTTGTTGTATTCACAGCCTTGCTGCTCGGCGGATGTGGGCAGGCCAATCAATCCGCCGCCCGTCTCCAGAACCGGCCGGCCAAGCCATCCCGAGAGGTTTATATCATGGCCGGCAAAGTGGATGCCACAACTCAAGCAGCCGTCACTGCTAAAATAACCGCGAGGGTGGCTCGAATCAATGTCGACGTCGGCTCACGGGTGAAACAGGGCGATCCGCTCATCATTTTGGATACCAGTGATATCCGGGCTCAGCTAAGGCAGGCTGAAGCCGCGGTTTCGACGGCGCAAGCCAATTTGAGCAAAATTTTGGCGGGTTCCCGGGAAAATCAGATTTCCCAGGCCCAGGCCAATTTGGAAGGCGCGACCATTAGTTATCGAAATTCCAAAAAAAGTTACGATCGCATCAAAGAACTTTATCAACAAGAAGCGGTCCCCCTCCTCCAGTTTGAATCCGCCCAGACGCAATTGGCCGCGGCTGAAGCGCAATACAAATCGGCGCAGCAGCAATTGGACATGTTGAAACAGGGGGAGACCAAGGAAACCGTAAATATCTCCGAAAGCCAGCTCAAACAGGCCCAGGCGGCTTTGGGAGTCACCAAAACCCAATTAAGCAACGGCACGATCCTGGCGCCCATATCCGGGACTGTCACCGCCAAAAACATCAACGTGGGGGAACTGGCCTCCCCCGGCGTCGCCTTGGTTTCCATTGTAAATAATGACCACCTGTGCGTGGATGCTTATCTGCCCGCGAGTCTGATAGGAAAGGTAAAACAGGGGCAACGGGTCATCGTCAAAGTTTCGGAAATCCCGGGCAAGAAATTCGACGGCGAGATTGCCGTGGTCAATTCGGTGGTCAATTCGCTAAGTAAAAATGTGCTGGTGAAAGTGGTCCTCTCGACTGCGGATCCGGGTTTGAAACCCGGGATGTTTGCCGAGATCGCTTTGAAAAAGTAA
- a CDS encoding MarR family winged helix-turn-helix transcriptional regulator, which produces MREVAAQKFRAYGFTLPQLNLVFILYETPDIMLNELTKKMGLSQSTVSSIVDRLVNQGVVVRQIPKDNRRSVHLSLSPEFMENNRSLLDYRNKFLDDIFNFQGLSAEDADTIIYALGKVDKLFRPVSEKIKANPAMDGCRQDDNP; this is translated from the coding sequence ATGCGCGAAGTGGCCGCTCAAAAGTTCAGAGCCTACGGATTCACTTTACCGCAGCTCAATTTGGTGTTCATACTGTATGAAACACCCGATATCATGCTCAATGAACTCACCAAAAAAATGGGATTATCCCAAAGCACGGTTTCCTCCATTGTGGATAGGCTGGTGAATCAAGGCGTTGTCGTTCGCCAGATACCCAAGGATAATCGCCGTTCGGTGCATTTATCGCTGTCGCCGGAGTTTATGGAGAATAACCGGAGCCTGCTCGATTATAGGAATAAGTTTTTGGATGATATTTTCAATTTCCAGGGCTTATCCGCTGAAGATGCGGATACCATTATCTATGCGTTGGGGAAAGTGGATAAACTATTCCGCCCCGTTTCGGAAAAGATCAAAGCAAACCCGGCCATGGACGGGTGCAGGCAGGATGATAATCCTTAG
- a CDS encoding sensor histidine kinase, protein MALPIRNRLVAWHACILAVLLLLFTGGLYLALRYHLNREVNESLLAWAAENYGIPEKRPHRDNSGAGRAADAMLPESFSMILDEKGRSLSDHSLNPAVAARLRRMVAQIRVPRGKRRDEETVAIHDQWYRIFLFPLVQPDGRRSYRVVGRSLEHVNSSLAGLAVFLGSGWLVAVAACTVISWSFVGRTLRPVNLMTRDSLQIAASGQLGRRIANLGWARDEFGELCQALNQMLSSLEDSYETQRKFLADASHELRTPLTSIKANLDFLNHATKLPEAERSQVLRDIAAEVDRMAGLVHELLLLARVEGQSHPERLPVDLAAIAREAVSGFLHGPAADRRLTLQAPDSLPVLGEADKLKQLLIILLDNALKYTAGQGRIEVWIGNHEGEPVVSVSDDGPGIPEAELPLVGNRFYRASNIRGTPGSGLGLAIARSIAAHHQAMLQLSNRQPAGLRVEIKFPRNEEDHAQ, encoded by the coding sequence ATGGCTTTGCCGATCCGGAACCGCTTGGTCGCCTGGCATGCTTGCATATTGGCGGTTTTATTGCTGCTTTTTACCGGCGGGCTATATCTCGCGCTCCGGTATCATTTAAACCGCGAAGTCAATGAATCCTTGCTCGCCTGGGCCGCAGAGAATTACGGGATTCCCGAAAAGCGGCCCCACCGGGACAATTCCGGTGCGGGCAGGGCGGCCGACGCCATGCTGCCCGAGTCCTTCTCGATGATCCTGGATGAAAAGGGCAGGTCCCTTTCGGATCATTCCCTCAACCCGGCGGTTGCCGCCCGCCTCCGGCGAATGGTGGCTCAGATCCGGGTGCCGCGGGGAAAGCGGCGGGACGAAGAGACGGTCGCCATCCATGATCAATGGTATCGAATCTTTCTCTTCCCGCTCGTCCAACCGGACGGCCGCCGGTCCTATCGGGTGGTGGGACGATCTCTGGAGCACGTGAATTCCAGTCTGGCGGGGTTGGCGGTATTCCTGGGAAGCGGCTGGCTGGTCGCGGTGGCGGCCTGTACGGTGATCTCCTGGAGCTTCGTCGGCCGTACCTTACGGCCGGTGAACCTGATGACCAGGGATTCATTGCAGATCGCGGCCTCGGGCCAGCTGGGCCGGAGGATCGCCAATCTCGGCTGGGCGCGAGATGAGTTTGGCGAACTCTGCCAAGCGCTCAACCAGATGCTGAGTTCCCTCGAAGACTCCTATGAAACCCAGCGCAAGTTTCTGGCGGACGCATCTCATGAGCTGCGGACCCCGCTGACCTCGATCAAAGCCAATCTGGACTTCTTAAACCATGCGACGAAGCTTCCGGAAGCCGAACGGAGCCAGGTGCTGCGGGATATCGCCGCCGAGGTGGACCGGATGGCCGGGCTGGTCCACGAATTGTTGCTGCTGGCCCGGGTGGAGGGGCAGAGCCACCCCGAGCGACTCCCGGTGGACTTGGCCGCCATTGCCCGGGAAGCGGTCTCCGGTTTTCTGCACGGGCCGGCGGCGGACCGGAGGCTCACCCTGCAAGCGCCCGACAGCTTGCCGGTCCTGGGAGAGGCCGACAAACTCAAGCAACTGTTGATCATCCTGCTGGATAACGCGCTGAAATACACAGCCGGCCAAGGGCGGATTGAGGTGTGGATCGGCAACCATGAGGGAGAGCCGGTTGTATCCGTCAGCGATGACGGGCCGGGAATTCCCGAGGCCGAATTGCCTTTGGTGGGAAACCGTTTTTACCGGGCCAGCAATATCCGGGGGACGCCCGGGTCCGGCCTGGGGCTGGCGATTGCCCGTTCCATCGCGGCCCATCATCAAGCGATGCTGCAACTGTCCAACCGCCAGCCGGCGGGACTGCGGGTGGAAATCAAGTTTCCCCGGAACGAAGAGGATCATGCCCAATGA
- a CDS encoding MBL fold metallo-hydrolase has protein sequence MDIITLKLSVTHCFLLKTKEGYVLIDTGYEADWELFRRRLQEAGVEFSQLRQIILTHHHDDHAGLLNLIVKENPRIQVVMSRCAKELLARGENDAAHPKGVINRRVRLLLTLKRFIIMLTLKKYVPKNRNLKFPPYEVRPNDILISGETRLEAIGIGLKGRIIKTPGHTIDSLSVLLDDGDTLVGDAAANMLRFAGTKYCVIGVSDLDEYYRSWQRLIAAGAKRIMPAHGKPFSVDKLIANMGRNKKQNMVMVSQGRLEKQLR, from the coding sequence ATGGATATCATCACTTTAAAACTCAGCGTGACCCATTGTTTCTTGCTCAAAACCAAGGAGGGATATGTTCTCATTGATACCGGATATGAAGCGGATTGGGAATTGTTCCGTCGACGCCTTCAAGAGGCGGGGGTCGAGTTTTCCCAGCTTCGTCAGATCATCTTGACCCATCATCATGATGATCATGCCGGACTTTTGAATCTCATTGTGAAAGAGAATCCCCGGATTCAGGTGGTGATGTCGCGATGCGCCAAAGAGCTGTTGGCAAGGGGTGAAAACGATGCCGCGCACCCCAAAGGAGTAATCAACCGGCGGGTTCGCTTGTTACTGACGCTAAAACGCTTTATCATCATGCTGACGTTAAAGAAGTATGTCCCGAAAAACCGAAATCTCAAATTCCCCCCTTATGAGGTGCGTCCCAACGACATTCTAATCTCCGGCGAAACCCGTTTGGAAGCCATCGGGATCGGCTTGAAGGGCCGGATTATCAAGACACCGGGTCATACCATCGATTCGCTTTCGGTTTTGTTGGACGACGGGGACACTTTGGTTGGGGACGCGGCAGCCAACATGCTGCGGTTCGCCGGGACAAAGTACTGCGTTATCGGGGTGAGCGATCTGGATGAATATTACCGCAGTTGGCAAAGGCTCATTGCCGCAGGGGCCAAGCGGATTATGCCGGCCCATGGCAAACCCTTTTCGGTTGACAAATTAATCGCCAATATGGGCCGGAACAAAAAGCAAAACATGGTGATGGTAAGCCAAGGAAGGCTGGAGAAGCAATTAAGATGA
- a CDS encoding MarR family winged helix-turn-helix transcriptional regulator, with product MIISSQEQLQKLTQQFSRIMNKYSTGEKRAHDYGIGNRLFRSEVHTIAAIGDHQNINVTELALLLGITKGAVSQVIDKLVKKGFVNKTFAAPGTNEVALTLTEQGLTIHQKHQEYHAKMYSEIAQLLADCSDEQISFLGKIQDIIEEFFDKRFR from the coding sequence ATGATCATTTCCAGCCAAGAACAATTGCAAAAGTTAACACAGCAGTTCAGCCGGATTATGAATAAATACAGTACGGGAGAGAAACGGGCCCACGACTATGGGATCGGAAACAGGTTGTTCCGGTCCGAAGTACATACCATTGCCGCGATCGGCGATCATCAGAATATCAACGTTACCGAATTGGCACTGCTCTTAGGCATCACCAAAGGGGCAGTTTCCCAAGTGATTGATAAGTTGGTCAAAAAAGGCTTCGTGAATAAAACTTTTGCAGCGCCGGGAACGAACGAGGTCGCTTTAACCCTCACCGAACAGGGGCTGACAATTCATCAAAAGCACCAGGAGTATCACGCGAAAATGTATTCTGAGATCGCTCAATTGTTGGCGGATTGCTCCGATGAGCAAATAAGTTTTTTAGGAAAAATCCAAGATATTATCGAGGAATTTTTTGATAAACGTTTCCGATAA
- a CDS encoding HlyD family efflux transporter periplasmic adaptor subunit, which yields MDGKRKVLMIGILAAMVVALAGVVLYYWYNNTYFIATEDATLTGDLVKVSPQISGKLLEFNVEEGDTVIKDQILGRQEVLNLADADIEQSVIRAPIDGIILKKQGTVGEFEIVGQTLAVMVDPQKLYVNANIEETQVGRVRPGQFVDITIDQFEGKSFTGKVRSIGQASNSTFSLLPASTSGTFTKVVQKIPVKIQLDQTHEKFLPGTNAVIKIHIQ from the coding sequence ATGGATGGAAAACGCAAGGTACTGATGATCGGAATATTAGCGGCAATGGTCGTCGCACTGGCGGGCGTCGTGCTGTACTATTGGTATAATAATACCTATTTCATCGCCACCGAGGACGCCACACTCACCGGAGATCTGGTGAAGGTGAGTCCGCAAATTTCCGGCAAACTCCTTGAATTCAACGTCGAAGAAGGCGATACTGTAATCAAGGATCAAATTTTGGGGCGGCAGGAAGTGCTCAACCTGGCGGATGCCGATATCGAGCAGTCGGTGATCCGGGCGCCGATCGACGGCATTATCCTCAAGAAACAGGGTACCGTGGGTGAGTTTGAAATCGTTGGTCAAACCCTGGCAGTGATGGTCGACCCCCAAAAATTATACGTCAATGCCAATATCGAAGAGACTCAAGTCGGCCGGGTCCGGCCGGGACAGTTCGTGGATATCACCATTGATCAGTTTGAGGGAAAAAGCTTTACGGGTAAAGTCCGATCGATTGGGCAGGCCTCCAATTCGACCTTTTCTTTGCTGCCCGCCTCCACTAGCGGCACTTTTACCAAGGTGGTTCAAAAAATACCGGTCAAAATTCAACTGGACCAGACCCATGAGAAATTTTTGCCCGGCACCAACGCTGTGATCAAAATTCATATTCAGTAA
- a CDS encoding class I SAM-dependent methyltransferase yields MDNIAANIIGQYEIMDEDKRLEGGFGQLEKERAKELIARYLWKEGLTIVDAGGATGAYSLWLAALGHSVHLIDIVPKHVALAEQKAQATPKTHRFKASVGDARVLPEIADGSVDLVISHGPLYHLTDRNDRLATLSEARRILKPGGILLAFTITRYAGINYAIPNGLVFDETYYSVMREEVLTGLCNNNPRRISTFTNAFFHLPEEIRDEVREAGLEYEKTLGVIGTAWLVPELDHGWRDEAKRERILAVARLLENEPVLGPRMMTVARKEPMS; encoded by the coding sequence ATGGATAATATCGCTGCCAATATTATCGGGCAATATGAGATTATGGACGAAGACAAGCGGCTGGAGGGCGGATTTGGTCAGCTTGAGAAGGAACGGGCCAAGGAGCTGATCGCGCGGTATTTATGGAAAGAAGGACTGACGATCGTCGACGCCGGCGGCGCCACGGGCGCTTATTCCTTATGGCTGGCCGCGCTGGGGCATTCCGTCCATTTGATCGATATCGTACCCAAACATGTGGCGCTGGCGGAGCAAAAAGCGCAGGCCACTCCCAAAACCCATCGTTTCAAGGCGAGCGTCGGCGACGCGCGGGTGCTCCCGGAAATCGCCGACGGCAGCGTCGATCTGGTGATCTCCCACGGCCCGCTCTATCATTTGACGGACCGTAACGATCGCCTGGCAACCTTGTCGGAAGCCCGGCGCATTTTGAAACCGGGCGGAATCCTGTTGGCTTTCACTATTACCCGGTATGCCGGAATCAATTATGCCATCCCCAACGGCCTGGTGTTTGACGAGACCTATTACTCGGTCATGCGGGAAGAAGTGCTGACCGGATTGTGCAATAACAATCCCCGCAGGATCAGTACGTTTACCAATGCCTTTTTTCACCTGCCCGAGGAGATCCGGGACGAAGTCCGGGAAGCCGGATTGGAATATGAGAAGACGCTCGGCGTCATCGGCACGGCGTGGCTGGTGCCGGAGCTGGATCATGGTTGGCGGGATGAAGCCAAAAGAGAGCGCATCCTGGCGGTGGCCCGGCTATTGGAGAATGAACCGGTCCTGGGGCCGAGGATGATGACGGTTGCGCGAAAGGAACCGATGAGCTGA